Proteins from one Microcaecilia unicolor chromosome 2, aMicUni1.1, whole genome shotgun sequence genomic window:
- the LOC115463527 gene encoding uncharacterized protein LOC115463527 isoform X4, which produces MINQMEGLSGGGQDSAQLSRADEWSSMELDARGEAESADRINNNQDPFEGVDFQDEGLLLTPGGDLMSEVVQLLDFKQISTPFGINYGDSAMFENDVGRECTSEKEELTAPGDQTENENQEPLGDARNDIQEPEDKDTEAMTCYAGFEADERGLCSQSEESDMDSDGGRDTLGPDIKNLLEMQKMNTDTELGKSSGSDQEGHEKKILNANNGNDIDKIPTVLDKPELLNEKGCAIATGEECMESRLPFSYTSEIDVHASDTRDLIAKLALTNELQVPAAQILEEDMNEDLQEYCKMELVTEEPFCKGEEETMIFSNLEIKSFVFERDFIVNAGFGQGDHLDLHPEQESSQDFTASIMSVGTEIHCEFPRAVSSHDLEEQVIEPIIYEGREHNQMKHGELFPKEEEAYMEYDQTLDEEIQEVCSTGLSNLKTEETAMCHGSIVVKTAPEPKMFYSEMCFNQDRDEEQQGSSETEDDVNMEADKQLWSTDLVQQELRFLRASSSHQLEEDSLEEDYNNKVNKEGSRDRYLQADSPTKCSDDQDSKEDSDEERRRHDITDKLDPEVLHLLEMHLLKQQLVVIKEEQEEEPGFDDIHINEQRENFEAFVGSRKFTPPLDIVLEEPELAEENEQTVGSSKEVGFKDMTLLEQDLYKGSRFSEPEYRKMGWDGPVQLSFRTGSTDIARKDLGKVIQESLCQGESIEQHLGIYTEEIKACIEQSENKDKDREILEDITGDLDYQMRSGYKQHIMVVAPGVTGITSKYCLEESSYKTTQMKEGLGNFMNTNFPLKEEKPVSLEEELSGSSFPIHSIRKLESGGFGELKVAFECQQRICAGENTKKVSLDSKEDTNSESIGFDEKIKKYFGSTTTSSTETDSRNWKNWTIEPNEGTEFLGSDTEPTNIFKVCILESPYPAERDHNYPQEGQGPKDLTTQSASRGSLEGDNQKTVLEISAAAAPVAIYKPLKEGHAAERGGLETPPENTALKCVTAADISLPLGNGFGSQEVDLQDQLSDAVEKARARERRASELQAEVQHLQQEIRDLRQENTELLLLSEHKTCQPERGAHWVGEPQTEMPIKAQGVPESVALRETEEEGQNTGSKGAEQLARLRREFDFVRQESRSLVEQLNSLQQQLRTLRQVNRKQPSSMCMAFWGKPGGSTGDLVVLVGDGPAGLNSVPPTSTFVPVTGSAWMLWTLPATSFFFF; this is translated from the exons ATGATAAACCAGATGGAAGGTCTTAGTGGTGGCGGCCAGGATTCTGCACAACTCAGTAGGGCTGATGAATGGAGCTCCATGGAGTTAGACGCCAGGGGTGAGGCAGAGTCTGCAGACCGCATCAACAATAACCAGGATCCATTTGAGGGAGTTGACTTCCAAGATGAAGGGCTGCTGTTGACTCCAGGGGGTGATCTGATGTCAGAGGTAGTGCAACTGCTTGACTTCAAGCAGATAAGTACACCATTCGGAATAAATTATGGAGACTCTGCCATGTTTGAGAATGATGTTGGAAGAGAATGCACCTCAGAAAAAGAAGAGCTCACAGCTCCAGGAGATCAAACAGAGAATGAAAATCAAGAACCCCTGGGTGATGCAAGAAATGATATTCAGGAACCAGAAGATAAGGATACAGAAGCTATGACATGCTATGCAGGCTTTGAAGCAGATGAGAGAGGGTTGTGCTCCCAAAGTGAAGAGAGTGATATGGACTCagatggagggagagatactTTGGGACCAGATATCAAGAATCTCTTAGAGATGCAAAAGATGAACACAGATACAGAATTAGGCAAAAGTTCAGGTAGTGATCAAGAGGGACATGAAAAGAAAATTTTGAATGCCAATAATGGCAATGACATAGATAAAATTCCTACAGTTTTAGACAAACCAGAACTTCTGAATGAAAAAGGGTGTGCCATAGCAACTGGAGAAGAATGCATGGAGAGCAGGTTGCCCTTCAGCTATACTTCAGAAATTGATGTACATGCATCAGATACAAGGGATCTCATAGCCAAATTAGCACTGACCAATGAGTTACAGGTACCTGCAGCTCAGATCCTGGAAGAAGACATGAATGAGGATCTTCAAGAATACTGCAAGATGGAGCTGGTCACTGAAGAACCTTTCTGCAAAGGCGAGGAGGAAACAATGATTTTCAGCAACTTGGAAATCAAGAGTTTTGTTTTTGAAAGAGATTTCATTGTAAATGCTGGTTTTGGTCAGGGTGATCACCTAGATCTCCATCCAGAACAAGAATCCAGTCAGGATTTCACAGCCTCTATCATGTCTGTAGGCACGGAGATACACTGTGAATTTCCAAGGGCAGTGTCATCCCATGATTTGGAAGAACAAGTCATAGAGCCAATTATATATGAAGGGAGAGAACATAACCAAATGAAGCATGGTGAGCTTTTCCCAAAGGAAGAGGAAGCATATATGGAGTACGACCAGACATTAGATGAGGAAATACAAGAGGTTTGTTCAACAGGGTTAAGTAATTTGAAAACAGAGGAAACTGCAATGTGTCATGGATCAATAGTTGTTAAAACTGCACCAGAACCTAAAATGTTTTATTCTGAAATGTGTTTCAATCAGGATAGAGATGAAGAGCAACAAGGAAGCTCAGAAACAGAAGATGATGTGAACATGGAAGCAGACAAGCAGCTATGGAGCACAGACCTAGTGCAACAGGAGCTACGGTTTCTTAGAGCAAGCAGTTCCCACCAGCTGGAAGAGGACTCTTTGGAAGAAGACTATAACAATAAAGTAAATAAGGAAGGAAGTAGAGACAGATATTTGCAGGCAGACAGTCCAACCAAGTGCTCAGATGACCAAGACAGCAAAGAAGATTCAGATGAAGAGAGACGACGTCATGATATCACAGACAAATTGGACCCAGAAGTCCTGCACCTCCTAGAGATGCACCTACTCAAACAACAACTTGTTGTCATCAAAGAGGAACAAGAGGAAGAGCCTGGATTTGATGATATACACATTAATGAGCAAAGAGAGAATTTTGAAGCTTTTGTTGGATCTAGAAAGTTTACTCCTCCTTTGGACATAGTCCTAGAGGAACCTGAACTGGCGGAGGAGAATGAGCAAACAGTAGGTTCATCAAAAGAGGTTGGCTTTAAAGATATGACATTATTGGAGCAAGATCTATATAAGGGAAGCAGATTCAGTGAGCCAGAGTACCGTAAAATGGGTTGGGATGGCCCTGTACAGCTCAGTTTTAGAACTGGATCAACTGATATAGCTAGAAAAGATTTGGGCAAAGTCATTCAAGAGTCTCTATGTCAAGGAGAGTCAATAGAACAACATTTGGGCATTTATACAGAAGAAATAAAAGCTTGCATAGAACAGTCTGAAAACAAAGACAAAGATAGAGAGATATTGGAAGATATCACTGGTGACCTAGATTATCAGATGAGGTCTGGATACAAGCAACATATAATGGTTGTTGCTCCTGGAGTTACAGGTATCACATCAAAATATTGCTTGGAAGAGAGTTCTTACAAGACAACACAAATGAAAGAAGGATTAGGCAATTTTATGAATACAAACTTTCCtctaaaagaagaaaaacctgTGTCTCTGGAGGAAGAGTTAAGTGGAAGTAGCTTTCCAATTCATTCTATTAGGAAACTTGAATCAGGAGGTTTTGGAGAACTCAAGGTGGCCTTTGAGTGtcaacagagaatctgtgctggTGAGAACACAAAGAAGGTCAGCCTAGATAGTAAAGAAGACACAAATAGTGAAAGCATTGGATTTGATGAAAAGATCAAGAAATATTTTGGGTCAACAACCACATCTTCTACAGAAACAGACTCTAGAAACTGGAAGAACTGGACGATAGAACCAAATGAAGGGACAGAATTCCTTGGTAGTGATACGGAACCAACTAACATTTTCAAAGTTTGTATTTTGGAGTCCCCATATCCAGCAGAAAGAGATCACAATTATCCACAAGAGGGGCAAGGACCCAAAGACTTGACAACACAGAGTGCTTCTAGGGGATCGTTGGAAGGTGACAATCAAAAGACTGTGCTGGAAATTTCGGCTGCAGCAGCACCAGTAGCAATCTATAAACCCTTGAAG GAAGGACATGCTGCTGAGAGAGGGGGTTTAGAGACACCACCAGAGAATACAGCCCTAAAGTGTGTCACTGCTGCAGATATATCTCTACCTTTGGGAAATGGATTTGGAAGTCAAGAAGTGGACCTTCAGGATCAGCTCTCTGATGCTGTGGAGAAAGCCAGGGCCCGTGAGCGCAGGGCTTCAGAGTTACAAG CAGAGGTCCAGCACCTGCAACAGGAGATTAGGGACCTGCGTCAGGAAAACACTGAGCTTCTGCTGCTGTCAGAGCACAAGAC GTGTCAGCCAGAGAGAGGAGCTCACTGGGTTGGGGAACCTCAGACAGAGATGCCCATAAAAGCTCAGGGAGTCCCGGAATCAGTGGCGCTCAGGGAAACAGAAGAAGAGGGGCAAAATACAGGCAGCAAG GGGGCAGAGCAGCTGGCAAGACTGCGTAGGGAGTTTGACTTTGTTCGACAGGAGAGTCGCTCTTTGGTGGAGCAGCTGAACTCTCTGCAGCAACAGCTCAGGACCCTGCGGCAGGTCAACAGGAAG